Part of the Vibrio sp. SCSIO 43137 genome, CATACGGTTGTAAAGGGCAGCAGAGAGATCACTGTTGTAGGAGATATACCTCCGTCAACGGCTGTTCAGGTTGCTGAGTCTGTGGTGTTCCTGCCGAAAGCGGAGAATCCAGCGGGTGAGGTAAGCGCACCATGATGACGGCTCTGGCGACAGTTGTTTCTGCTAACAAGACTGACTCAGGCTATAACATAGAGCTTAGCTGTGATCAGCAGACCAGCTGCAGTCACTGTGCTTCGCAGAAAAGCTGCGGCACAGGCATTATTTCCAAAGCGGTAGGAAACAAAAGTCACCTTTGGGTTGTACATTCTGAGCATGAAATTAAGGCTGGTAAGACGGTTGAAATCGGTTTACCGGAAAAGCGCCTGATTCAATTTGCCTCCATTGTCTACATACTGCCGCTGATTATGCTGATTATCGGTGCCGTTCTAGGTGATTTGCTACTGGCACCATTGCTAAACGGCGGCGAAGGAGGAACCATTCTTCTATCGGTGTTATTTATGGGAGTGGGCGTAATTGCTGCTAAGTACTTAGCCACAAGACTCAAAGGTGAAACGGAGCAGTCGGTAAAGCTGCTTCGGGTGCTCGGTGATACTATTGATATCGCCGCTAAATAAGCTTCATTTGTAAATGAAGATAGCGACAGCGCCGGAAATTCGGTAGAATCGCGCAACTTGATCGAAATACCATCAATAGACAGGTATTTTTTCCATTATTATTTGCAAGAGTATAGTCATACCAACCTATGAAGCACATTCGTAACTTTTCGATTATCGCCCATATCGACCACGGTAAGTCGACATTATCAGACCGCTTAATCCAAGTTTGTGGAGGATTGAGTGAACGTGAGATGGACGCCCAAGTCCTTGATTCAATGGATCTTGAACGAGAGCGTGGAATTACAATCAAAGCACAGAGTGTGACACTGGACTATACCGCTAAAGATGGCGAAACCTATCAACTGAACTTTATCGACACTCCGGGACACGTGGATTTCTCCTACGAAGTATCCCGTTCACTGGCGGCATGTGAAGGGGCTCTGCTGGTGGTTGATGCTGGTCAGGGTGTAGAAGCTCAGACGCTTGCAAACTGCTATACAGCCATTGAGATGGATCTGGAAGTTGTGCCAATCCTTAATAAGATTGACCTTCCTGCAGCCGATCCTGAGCGTGTGGCTGAAGAGATCGAAGAAATTGTCGGCATTGACGCTATGGAAGCGACTCAGTGTTCCGCTAAAACAGGTCTGGGTGTTGATGATGTTCTGGAAAACATTGTATCGGCTATTCCTGCACCTGAAGGTGATCCGGATGCGCCTCTGCAGGCACTGATCATTGACTCATGGTTTGATAACTATCTTGGTGTTGTTTCCCTTGTCCGTATTAAGAACGGGGTTCTGAAAAAGAACGACAAGATCAAGGTAATGAGTACTGACCAGGTTTGGGGTGTAGACCGTCTGGGTATCTTTACGCCTAAGCAGATTGACACCACTGAGCTGAGAACAGGCGAAGTAGGCTGGGTTGTCTGCGGTATTAAAGATATTCTGGGTGCTCCGGTAGGTGATACCCTGACCCTTGCTAAACACGGCTGTGAAGAGGCGTTACCGGGATTCAAGAAAGTGAAACCGCAAGTTTATGCTGGTCTGTTCCCTGTCTCTTCAGATGACTATGAAAACTTCCGTGATGCTCTGGGTAAACTAAGCCTGAACGATGCTTCGCTGTTTTATGAGCCGGAAAACTCGGCGGCACTTGGATTTGGCTTCCGTTGTGGTTTCCTAGGCATGTTGCATATGGAGATCATTCAGGAACGTCTTGAGCGTGAGTACGATCTTGACCTGATCACTACAGCACCAACTGTAGTCTATGAAGTTGAAAAAACCGATGGCGAGCTGCTGTATGTAGACAGCCCGGCTAAGCTGCCGGCAGTTAATGATCTTGAAGAGATTCGTGAGCCGATTGCCCGCTGTAATATTCTGGTTCCTTCTGACTATCTGGGTAACGTAATTACCCTTTGCGTTGAGAAACGTGGTGTGCAGGTTGATATGGTTTATCACGGCAATCAGGTTGCTGTAACTTACGATATTCCGATGGCTGAAGTGGTTCTGGACTTCTTCGACCGTCTTAAGTCTACCTCGCGTGGTTACGCTTCTCTGGACTACAACTTCCAGCGATTTGAAGCGTCTAACATGGTTCGCGTAGACGTGCTGCTTAACGGTGATAAAGTGGATGCACTGGCTATCATCACCCATAAAGATCAGGCTCAGTCACGTGGTCGTCTGCTGGTAGATAAGATGAAGGAGTTTATCCCTCGTCAGATGTTTGATATTGCTATTCAGGCTGCTATCGGTAACCACATTATCGCCCGTTCAACAGTGAAACAGCTGCGTAAGAACGTAATCGCTAAATGTTATGGCGGTGATGTCAGCCGTAAGAAAAAACTGTTGAAGAAACAGAAAGAAGGTAAGAAACGAATGAAGCAGATAGGTAACGTAGAGCTGCCTCAGGAAGCTTTCTTAGCCATTCTTCATGTTGGTAAGGA contains:
- a CDS encoding SoxR reducing system RseC family protein, with product MMTALATVVSANKTDSGYNIELSCDQQTSCSHCASQKSCGTGIISKAVGNKSHLWVVHSEHEIKAGKTVEIGLPEKRLIQFASIVYILPLIMLIIGAVLGDLLLAPLLNGGEGGTILLSVLFMGVGVIAAKYLATRLKGETEQSVKLLRVLGDTIDIAAK
- the lepA gene encoding translation elongation factor 4 encodes the protein MKHIRNFSIIAHIDHGKSTLSDRLIQVCGGLSEREMDAQVLDSMDLERERGITIKAQSVTLDYTAKDGETYQLNFIDTPGHVDFSYEVSRSLAACEGALLVVDAGQGVEAQTLANCYTAIEMDLEVVPILNKIDLPAADPERVAEEIEEIVGIDAMEATQCSAKTGLGVDDVLENIVSAIPAPEGDPDAPLQALIIDSWFDNYLGVVSLVRIKNGVLKKNDKIKVMSTDQVWGVDRLGIFTPKQIDTTELRTGEVGWVVCGIKDILGAPVGDTLTLAKHGCEEALPGFKKVKPQVYAGLFPVSSDDYENFRDALGKLSLNDASLFYEPENSAALGFGFRCGFLGMLHMEIIQERLEREYDLDLITTAPTVVYEVEKTDGELLYVDSPAKLPAVNDLEEIREPIARCNILVPSDYLGNVITLCVEKRGVQVDMVYHGNQVAVTYDIPMAEVVLDFFDRLKSTSRGYASLDYNFQRFEASNMVRVDVLLNGDKVDALAIITHKDQAQSRGRLLVDKMKEFIPRQMFDIAIQAAIGNHIIARSTVKQLRKNVIAKCYGGDVSRKKKLLKKQKEGKKRMKQIGNVELPQEAFLAILHVGKD